A region of the Arachis hypogaea cultivar Tifrunner chromosome 15, arahy.Tifrunner.gnm2.J5K5, whole genome shotgun sequence genome:
CCTTGTAAgaattagataataatataattgGAATCAGAGAAGCAAAAACTCAAACTATATCCATGCAAGTAAAACATGATGACAAACTTACCCTTCAGTGCTTGTGCTATTTGAAgtgcttattattcttttgaaaaTAGACCTCCTATACTTTTTCTTTGAGAGGGAAACAGCGAGGGAGAGAGAGAATCTAGCTTACCCTGGATCCATTATTCCAAAGGGACGTGACACggacaaattaaaatatatatgtactatatattattttattttcacaaactttataagAAATGATATTTGGACAATGCTATAATAattaagttttaatgcaattcataTGCTGTCAAAAAACTTGTTCAGTTTTTAGAGAAAATGCAATATGACTCATCCTTTAATAATAACTTTCACTTTTTCTACTTACATGATATATAATAATCAAGACCAAGTATAAGAAGAATAACATAACAGACTTAACAGTATCAACTTCTCTCCCTGTtatgataataaattattaaccaaaAATATTGATTAAATGAGTATCTGGAAAAAAGCAACTTCAAATTATATTGGTGAGTTCTATGGCAACATTACAATGCTTCATTTAAATCATTGCTCATCAATAATAATGATACAAAAGGCATTGCCATGCCATAATGGACCATGGACATCAATCTATATACAATTACAACACCAAATCTGAACCCGAATCCGACCCGAAAATGTTAAAATAAGTAGCAAGTAATTATTACTCTTAGTCCTTAATATCTGATAATTGAGGTTAAGGACTCAAAAGCAACTTCATCACAGGGAATGGTGAGTCCCATGTCATGGTTGAAACCAAACTCCTCTTCAGCTCTTTGGAGAAGAATTTGAAACCGTGGATGAGCAAGCCATGATATTGGAACAATGTACCTGCTTCTGTTCTCACCAACATACACTGCAAAATGACCTTTTGGTACATCATCAGGGAGACCCTCTTCATTATTATGCTTCATTCCAAAACTTGAACACCTCTTCAGAATCTGCTTCAGAACTACCGCTTGTGCAACCTTATTGGATTTTCTGTTTGACATTCTCTTGCTTCTTCAAACACCCTTAACTACACAAGAGAGAAGTGTGTGGGTGGAATGTATTTGGGTACAATCAATTGGTATTTATGGTCACATAGGATCAACAATAATATATCGCTTCGGACACTTATTATTAGGCTCAAAATAAAAGTGCAAGTATAATATTAAGTtattaacttcttttttttttattttatagattttttaAAACATAAGAGACTATGCTTATTATAAATGCTATAGACTGAAAAAGTTAATTAGAGTTAGAGtcttatataattataaagaataaattaccatttgtacctatGAAAGATACGGACAATAATAAATGTacccatataaaaataaaatgacaattgtAACTACGGAAGATAGCCTTCGTGTGCCAAAAGTACCCAAATATTGGTTACACAATTGGTGTGTTAAGGTAGTTTTGGCACACGTAAGCCATCTTCTATAGttacaattgtcgttttattcttatatggataTATTTGTCAGCGTCTGTATCTTTCATGAGTACCAATGataatttattcaattataaCCATTCAAGTCCTTTCTTctcttagtttaaattttttaaaaaaataattttataatataatattaattttttttaaataaaaattaaagtctaAAATTCTATCCTTATTAACTTATTAACTGTAAAAGTTCTTTTTAacatagaacaaaataaaaaaatatccataCAAGAATTCtgggaaacaaacaaaaaaaatcttacatgaaaaaaatatgttacaaatataattatttatgtattttttaaaatatttaaaaaaataattttatgacaaacacatcaaattttaaaaagtaaaggTTCTGTAATTTTCTtcgaacaaaaaaattaactatattcttattataataaaaattgtttttcattttaatagAATTATCtccaataaaaattatttataattttagtaaGATGTCTtcgtataaaaatatttaattaacatatattatattaaataatttaataaaaaaattaatttatttatgaattttaaataaagatatatatgATGAAAACATATTTACGTGAGCAATACAGGTCTAGTAATATATGGAGAAGAAACATGATCATGTGGGATGTGGGGACCTAACTAAGAGCAGACCACAAGTGTTTTAGGCAAAACTTGTTAACAGGGGAACTCTTTAAGTTTCAAACAATACCCCATTGGAGGTTCTAATTCTAACTCTAATGCATGCTGCTTCCCCAATAGACAATGTGGACCACTAACCTTAAATTAACTAAGAAATTTTCTTGCACTTTGTCTCTAATCACTTATcccattataatttatatcatgcCTGAAAAATTCCAAAGGCACACATTCTGTTTCCCATCACTTCTTGCTCCTCATGCATTCCAGCCTTACCTTTGTTTATGATTATCATCCAAATATTTCTtttccctttatttatttatttatttgcactcAACAACATGGCATCCACGAATAAACATATATGAGGGTTTTATTTAGTTGAAAACGTGagttttctcttattttattttatagagtCATATTGCATCTATGTGTTGACTTTTGTAGTTTATTTTAACCTATATAAGTTTAGAGTATTACATAGTTTAATTTGTGTAtactaaaaagaaaatatatcTAACTTTATAGTACATAATTCTCtcagggaaagtatgaggagccaatgaaatatttatacaacgtgtacaatggaagtttagagagtattaaagatataatcattagtgttaccttttctcATCcgctgaagcttttgggatgagtggtatcatgcatGGTATTAGAGCGCTAAATCCGCAAAATCaagagttcgaaccttggtgaaccTCAAAATCAGTTTAAgtttcattttgtaactcaatagcccaTTGTGTCCCATTGTACACATATATTctctattaatttaataaaaatttttattattcactAATTCTGTTCTTCACCAAAGAAATCTCCGTATCTTATTTAGTATTCActtatgaataaataaaaatatattttttttcttcatttaggTGAGTTGTGCAATAGTTACAGACTTACAGTCTTAAAGAAATAGACAGCCACCAGATATGTACTTACACTGTTACACAGTAGACTATAATATTAAAGAGGTATTTTTCCCAAACCGGGGAATTAGTTATTAGGTGAAAATCATTTTCATATGGAACCTTGTCTTGTTGGGTGCCATAACAATGCATGATACTATATTGTTGTATTGCTCAAGGTCCTAGCCAGGTCCTCCTACTTATGTTTACTCTTCATTGGTAGAGAAGATAAGATCATATCACCATATATATCACTAGAAGTTAACCTCCTCTGATCTTTTAAATTTGCGTtgcataaatttatttattctgcAATAACTTcatgaaatagaataaatataacTAACGTAAAAGAATTATTCAgactaaattttaaataaacatttaaaacaaaaaaatagatggataataaataaatatttaatggtAAAACTTCACATATAGTAGTCTTTATGTAAAGTTAAgaattatttgataataatttagtcaaatatattaaattatttaattatttttaactaacaattttatataaaaataactgtacgtaaatttttatcatatttagCAGTGTAGTTACTTGTAAGTATATTATTaccatatttttcttaaaaattccataattataataattttagacATGTAAAGCTCTTATATTATCTAACATTTTATATGTAACGCTGATTTGTTCTACACGTTTCAAggattaataataatagaaatagtaattataatttttttaatttcttaatacTTGAATTCCACAAGAATATAAATAGTTGTGTAACtgatacaataaaaatatttattttaaattttttaatcgaTGCTCATTAATTACACACACTATTAATATATAAAACAGTTTTATTAGTAGTTTCTGTTCAATATTACTAGCTAATATATAATAAGTAGCTAGGCCAGAGAAATTGGATTATGAACATggaaatatgcaaatgcaatgtCCTTTCCTCTTGTTGCAAGTACGTCTTTTCTTGAGAGAGAATTCAATTCAAGGTGCAAAATAAGACATGCCAGTTTGATCGTTGATGCATGATGAGATGTAGACTTGCTTTTGCTAAAACCTTTTTGAAggaatatttgtattttttaaaatataaacgtTTTATTTTGTacttgttaaataaaaaatatatatacttgtGTTTACAAGTTTTGAaagttataaaatttttgaaaacatttaaaaatatatttttcaaaatttgttagtggttatggaaaaaaaaaatattattcattctttaaacaatttttaaatttaatcatttaatcataataattttttaatcattttttgcTTTTATAGAAAATTGTATCTATTGAGATTTAGTTTAACTTTTATTCTGAGGATTACCTAAAATTGGGTTGTTTTTAGGTCTGAACGTGAGATCCAGACACCTTCTGAGACAGGCAGGCAGCGTCCGATTTGTGTTGGAGCCAAGGTGCTGCCGTTCGAGTTCTTCGTGAAGAAGTAGAGGATGGTACTTGCAAGCAAGGTTGCAAGAACCGAACCGGTCGATAAACCAATAGAGTaactagtttactagtttagtggTTTGACCGGAATTCaactgatttaattaaatattaaataaaattattaaaaattaaatatataatttcaaatatttaaaaaaaacatcatcaatcatcaacaaaattatttcagaaaatttaaCAAAACACCATCGACTATATATCATTcatcaaaatttaacaaaaccATTCACCATAAATTCCATACTAATTGGACTAGGATAAACCACAAATATTTTAGTCCATGGCAACATTGTTCCAAGCAGGTACTTCATGGCCACAAAAAGTCTTCATGGATGCTCCAATCTCAATTGACAATAAAACCACCACAACTATATTCCAATAAGGCATCTCAAACACTGatctcttctcttcttcaactTAGGATAAACCACAAACATTTTAGTCCATGCCAACATTGTTTCAAGTAGGTACTTCATGGCCACTTAAGATCTTCATTGATGCTCCAATCTCAATTGACAACAAAACCACCACAACTATATTCCAATAAGGCATCTCAAACACTGatctcttctcttcttcaacttcaacttcTTGCTAGAAATGACTCAGCTTTTGTACCGAGTctcaacaaaaaattcaaaagcttAAACTCTGATCAATACCTTGCTCTTGTTCCTTTCAAAGTTGATAGAAACTTCGTCTACACTATTGGTTTAGGCATGAATCCTTGCCCTACGTGTGTCAATGAAACAAGACTAGTTGCTTCATTGAACAATGTCCCATTTGTGATGCCACAAATTGCACTTCTTCAAGCTCACTATTTAAACCTCAAGTGCGCTTTTAGAACTAATTTTTCTGATAGGCCGCCTtcactacaacaaataagggtTTTCGCAACGGTCAAAAACTGTTGCCGTAGATCGAAAAACTGTTCCTAAAACTTTAGGCAACACTTTAGCAACGGTTTTCGACCTATGGTATATGCGGTAGTTACCAATGCTCATAAgcaacggttttttacctaaggcaacTGTAACAAAAAACTGTTGCCAAAATTACTGGTATAGACAACGGTTTTGAAGGAAAATTTTAAACAACGGTTTCGAACCGTTACTCGATAAGCAACGGTTGAGAACCGTTCTCATTAAAGATCCAACGGTTTAAAACTGTAACTGgataggcaacggttttaaactgttgTAGTTTTATTATTCACAAACGGTTTTAAAGCGTTACCGTTTGTGTCATTTTTTGGCAATGGTTTTAATACCATTGCCATTTTATAGTCGTATAAGAcaacggttttaaagcgttaCCATTGGTGTCGTGTTTTGACAACGGTTTTAATACTATTGTCATTATGTAATCATCTTTGACAACAATTTTAACACCATTGTCTTTTGCAACTTTTGACAAcggtttttttataatatataattctttatttacaataattttttcGTGAAtgaaattaattctaatttttttaattatttagtgttaataaataatctaaattatttgaatcaagtcactaaaaaaaataattaaacattttccatcaaatttgacttataaaaattgtTGTAAGATCCACAATCACATTATATTATCATTACAAGATAACATAATATTAGTCTAGGTCATAACTACTTGTACTTATATcatcattttttaaaatactataataCTATAACCTAAGTCATGACAATCTCAAATTATatcatctaattttataaaaagtataataataaaaaaagttaaaataactaaataacaaATCTATTTATCATCATGTctacaaatttataatttttactcaatatttatttttaaaaatttgacctTAATCAACTTCGATTTCTCCTTTTAACATAGTTTTTCTGTAAACAGGGAGTAAATATACGCATTGACAATGAAGTACTAAGATACGTGATGTCCTCCAAATTATTTCTATAATGATGAACAagatcaattttattccactacTAAAATGTAGCTAGATTATATGCAATTTCATTCCTTGGGTGGCTAAATCCTAGGAATCATCTAGCTTGTAAGTTTTGTCCTTATAAATCGTGACATTTTATCAAGTTttatattatagttttttttttctcataaatCTTGATATCCCACCATGAATTAGGTTAgcttttttgaaatcaatcaaactaGGATAATGCCACTATTTATGCATATTTCTGAGTTCTATAAACCGTGAGTTTTGTCCAGGTTTTATGTTGAAACGTAAATCTTATATAATTTCCACGATTTATATTAAAAGTGGAAGAATAAAATTATAGAGAATTTTCTTTTAGGATAATCTGTTAATTTTatgtttcaaataatttaaataaataaatt
Encoded here:
- the LOC112749521 gene encoding auxin-responsive protein SAUR50; translated protein: MSNRKSNKVAQAVVLKQILKRCSSFGMKHNNEEGLPDDVPKGHFAVYVGENRSRYIVPISWLAHPRFQILLQRAEEEFGFNHDMGLTIPCDEVAFESLTSIIRY